In one Sphingobacterium daejeonense genomic region, the following are encoded:
- a CDS encoding ABC transporter permease, which translates to MLGLAWKFIKFDRAKSFGIITAIVISVFLIGQQLSLLFFLMGLMGNLVNNAPIEKDEIWIIESQSKNVNSINMIDQRSVQEIASLPGISRTIPVILAPAQATFLDGKTAAITLVGTPAPEFLMGPIQSRIDSGSIKDLMQPYSVSAEYFNARSWETDLYLNKPIEINGKSAKVSVITKNAQAFGASFMYSNLENARFFGNFPTNKVSLIIGKLNAQGDKETVINMINNNFPNLRAWDANKLKSSTVKEILISSNMGMSFGTLVVFAMISGFFIIGLTLYSSALDRIKDYGTLKAIGAKNKFVNRLIIAQAFLYATIGYVLAMLLIYGFKFGVEKSGLNINVSLPFALFLLFVTMLISIGGSLFAVRKISKLEPASVF; encoded by the coding sequence ATGCTTGGATTAGCCTGGAAATTCATAAAATTTGATCGTGCGAAAAGCTTTGGTATTATCACAGCTATCGTAATTAGTGTTTTTCTAATTGGACAGCAGCTGAGTTTATTATTTTTTCTGATGGGCTTAATGGGGAACTTGGTTAACAATGCTCCCATTGAAAAAGATGAAATTTGGATCATTGAGTCTCAAAGCAAGAATGTTAATTCTATTAATATGATTGATCAGCGTTCTGTTCAGGAAATTGCGAGCCTTCCTGGTATTTCAAGGACCATACCTGTGATATTAGCACCTGCCCAGGCTACATTCTTGGACGGAAAAACTGCAGCCATAACTCTAGTAGGCACTCCTGCTCCAGAATTTTTAATGGGCCCTATTCAATCTAGAATTGATAGTGGCAGTATAAAAGACTTAATGCAGCCGTATTCTGTCAGTGCTGAGTATTTTAACGCCCGAAGTTGGGAAACAGATTTATATTTAAATAAACCTATTGAAATCAACGGGAAAAGTGCTAAAGTGAGTGTTATAACGAAAAATGCGCAAGCTTTCGGTGCAAGTTTTATGTATAGTAATCTTGAAAACGCTAGGTTTTTCGGAAATTTTCCAACAAACAAAGTCAGCCTAATTATTGGGAAATTAAATGCTCAGGGAGATAAGGAAACAGTTATCAATATGATAAACAATAATTTTCCAAACCTTCGGGCATGGGATGCTAATAAACTAAAATCATCCACAGTTAAGGAGATTTTAATCTCTTCAAACATGGGTATGAGTTTTGGCACATTGGTCGTCTTTGCGATGATCTCTGGATTCTTTATTATAGGTTTAACACTTTACTCTTCAGCTCTTGATCGAATTAAAGATTATGGAACTTTGAAAGCAATTGGTGCCAAGAACAAATTTGTAAATCGGTTAATTATCGCACAAGCATTTTTGTATGCTACTATCGGTTATGTTCTTGCTATGTTATTGATTTATGGTTTTAAGTTTGGAGTTGAAAAAAGCGGGCTTAATATAAATGTTTCTTTGCCGTTCGCTTTATTTTTATTGTTTGTTACCATGCTTATTTCAATCGGCGGATCATTATTTGCAGTTAGAAAAATATCAAAATTAGAACCCGCATCAGTTTTTTAA
- a CDS encoding TolC family protein → MKHIFRIISVLIISINYANGQSLSIKELWTQIDKAANIQGKKLNVDLQKEQLKVRNSERLPVIYGDINLQRNLIIPTTPVPAIAFDPNAPEGAILPLKFSTKWNSKAGVQLEWDLFNPTRKNNIEEDRIALEKSIVEESIERENWKTNATLAYSSIVLATEQYKASLLDSTLYAEINAVNKERFEAGRGKSEDYILSQQELERKRIRIHEAWEVLENANLELNRYYSLDTIAVITSNIEDIVAELEDIDNNDYEQQLIKLDQTLSQVQLSGLKRQLLPTISFNAYFGSQFFSNEFNIIDKSNWYGYSYASLGLKIPISAYFSSIPSLKKAKLNEEIFNTQLDDQTLQDKIDGQQKSNKIKSAKEKIERLKRILVLSEQNKDEKLAMYQNGRILLNEFNLANSDYIKAQQDIWQAKYDLINIILE, encoded by the coding sequence ATGAAACATATATTCCGAATTATATCTGTTCTTATCATTAGCATTAATTATGCTAACGGGCAATCGTTAAGTATAAAGGAATTGTGGACTCAGATTGATAAAGCAGCAAATATACAAGGGAAGAAATTAAATGTTGATTTACAAAAGGAGCAATTAAAGGTTCGAAATTCTGAAAGATTACCGGTTATTTATGGTGACATCAATCTGCAAAGGAACCTGATTATACCCACAACGCCCGTACCTGCGATTGCTTTTGATCCTAATGCTCCCGAGGGAGCAATATTACCTTTAAAATTCTCTACGAAATGGAATTCTAAGGCTGGAGTCCAATTAGAATGGGATTTATTCAATCCTACTAGGAAAAACAATATTGAAGAAGACAGGATCGCATTAGAAAAATCGATAGTCGAAGAGTCAATTGAAAGAGAGAATTGGAAAACTAACGCCACCCTAGCATATTCTTCAATTGTTCTAGCGACAGAACAATACAAGGCATCTTTATTGGACAGTACACTATATGCAGAAATAAATGCTGTCAATAAAGAACGATTTGAAGCAGGAAGAGGTAAATCCGAGGACTATATTCTTTCCCAGCAAGAATTAGAGAGAAAAAGAATTAGGATACATGAAGCTTGGGAAGTGTTGGAAAATGCTAATTTAGAATTAAACAGATATTATTCATTAGATACTATTGCAGTAATCACGAGCAATATTGAAGATATCGTAGCAGAATTAGAGGACATAGATAATAATGATTATGAACAACAATTAATCAAATTGGATCAAACTTTATCTCAAGTACAATTATCTGGTTTAAAAAGACAGTTATTACCTACCATTTCATTCAATGCATATTTTGGCAGCCAATTTTTCAGTAATGAGTTCAACATCATTGATAAAAGCAATTGGTATGGTTACAGTTATGCAAGCCTTGGTTTGAAAATCCCCATTTCAGCTTATTTTAGCAGTATACCCTCCTTGAAAAAAGCCAAGCTTAATGAGGAAATATTCAATACACAACTTGATGATCAAACGTTACAGGACAAAATTGATGGTCAACAAAAATCTAATAAAATAAAATCAGCCAAGGAGAAGATTGAAAGGCTAAAGAGGATTTTAGTTTTATCAGAACAAAATAAAGATGAAAAATTAGCCATGTACCAAAATGGCAGGATATTGCTAAATGAGTTCAATTTGGCCAATAGTGATTATATAAAAGCCCAGCAAGATATCTGGCAAGCAAAATATGATTTAATCAATATTATTTTAGAATAA
- a CDS encoding ChbG/HpnK family deacetylase — translation MIKDLTLYMIFILSILAMKRSFAQETPKLIIRSDDIGSFSAANHAIIETYKNGITTSVELMINCPWAPEAIKLLEEFPDLDVGVHLMITSEWENVKWRPLTEVPSLVDDNGYFYSFIYPNQNVPNAAILEHNWKLEDIEKEFRAQIEMAKKLVPRISHISTHMGCGNMHQDVKNMLAKLSIEYDLPQDYDYGLKMFPNIQLNKQKDFDAKVSAFLDGLDSLKSGEVYIFVEHPAQDVSEMEHVGHEGYRNVRQDRSEVTKLLTHPKIKERILNLGIELIDFKSIDYKSIKEKS, via the coding sequence ATGATAAAAGATTTAACTCTATACATGATATTCATTCTATCAATCTTGGCAATGAAACGGTCTTTTGCGCAAGAGACGCCAAAACTTATAATTCGTTCGGATGATATTGGATCATTTAGTGCAGCAAATCATGCAATAATAGAAACCTATAAAAATGGAATTACAACTTCAGTGGAGTTGATGATCAATTGTCCATGGGCACCAGAAGCAATTAAGTTATTAGAAGAGTTCCCGGACCTTGATGTTGGAGTTCATTTGATGATTACTAGCGAATGGGAAAATGTTAAATGGCGCCCTTTAACAGAAGTACCCAGTTTGGTCGATGACAATGGTTATTTCTACTCATTTATTTATCCCAATCAAAACGTACCGAATGCTGCAATACTGGAGCATAATTGGAAATTAGAAGATATTGAAAAAGAATTTAGGGCACAAATTGAGATGGCAAAAAAACTAGTTCCTAGGATTTCACATATTTCAACCCATATGGGATGTGGAAACATGCACCAAGATGTCAAAAATATGCTCGCCAAATTATCAATCGAATACGATTTACCTCAAGATTATGATTATGGACTGAAAATGTTTCCTAACATACAATTAAATAAGCAAAAAGACTTTGATGCGAAAGTATCAGCATTTTTAGATGGTCTTGATAGTCTAAAATCAGGAGAAGTATATATTTTTGTTGAACATCCTGCACAGGATGTTAGTGAAATGGAACATGTTGGACATGAGGGTTACAGAAATGTAAGGCAGGATAGAAGCGAGGTAACTAAATTGCTAACCCACCCAAAAATCAAAGAAAGAATTCTAAATCTCGGAATTGAACTTATTGATTTTAAATCAATTGATTATAAATCAATTAAAGAAAAATCATAA
- a CDS encoding FecR family protein: MIVQPENIAQLIKKLFDGSISESEKLELQNWIDENPKRKAFIEELNQNDHLFEEALIWIKLEHEDKDGWIERLSNTTFDKIDKLKQPRSINYKRIFKIIGTAAAVISIGFFLTYFIIRNNELKFIEQNQIALQNILPGKHQATLTLPSGEEIALSEQNDLIEIDNQQLIKYSNGEIISDLRNKFPENSTISVKVPRAGHYKIKLSEGSLIWVNSESELIIPIKFSHDRELALNGEAFFDVHTLYNNDLKTPFKVKSKGQLIEVTGTQFNVYAFPGEHIKTTLVEGKVNVHTPKTTISLNPNEQSYLSNSGLRKSQVDIGPEVAWKDNMFYFNETPLKTAMTQLSRWYDLEIQYRGDVPDTYFYGEFSRDQPLKDLLKILEEADVKFEFEARNNKNYLIVLP; this comes from the coding sequence ATGATAGTACAACCTGAAAACATTGCGCAACTTATAAAAAAGTTGTTTGACGGATCTATTTCTGAGAGTGAAAAACTCGAACTTCAAAATTGGATTGATGAAAATCCAAAAAGGAAAGCGTTTATCGAAGAATTGAATCAAAATGACCATTTGTTTGAGGAAGCACTAATATGGATAAAGCTAGAACACGAAGATAAAGATGGGTGGATTGAAAGATTATCAAATACAACATTTGATAAAATAGATAAATTAAAACAACCAAGATCAATTAACTATAAGAGAATTTTTAAGATTATTGGCACTGCAGCGGCTGTTATTTCAATTGGTTTCTTTCTCACCTATTTCATAATTAGAAATAATGAATTAAAATTCATTGAACAAAATCAAATTGCATTACAAAATATTCTTCCCGGGAAACATCAAGCCACATTAACATTACCATCGGGAGAAGAAATTGCGTTGAGTGAGCAAAATGATTTAATAGAAATTGATAATCAACAACTCATAAAGTACAGTAATGGAGAGATAATTTCTGATCTCAGAAACAAATTCCCTGAAAATTCTACCATTTCTGTAAAAGTACCAAGGGCAGGGCATTATAAAATAAAACTTTCGGAAGGATCTTTAATTTGGGTTAATTCAGAAAGCGAATTGATTATTCCTATCAAATTCAGTCATGACCGAGAATTGGCATTAAACGGTGAAGCTTTTTTTGATGTTCACACCCTATACAATAATGATCTCAAAACTCCATTTAAGGTTAAATCCAAGGGCCAACTGATTGAGGTTACTGGGACACAATTCAATGTCTACGCTTTTCCTGGTGAGCATATTAAAACGACTTTAGTTGAAGGGAAAGTGAATGTTCATACTCCAAAAACTACTATTTCGCTAAATCCTAATGAACAAAGTTATCTTTCAAACTCAGGGCTCCGTAAGTCTCAGGTTGATATAGGTCCGGAAGTAGCATGGAAAGACAATATGTTTTATTTTAATGAAACACCACTCAAAACTGCGATGACCCAACTTAGCAGGTGGTATGATTTAGAGATCCAATACCGAGGCGATGTTCCCGACACCTATTTCTATGGTGAGTTCAGCAGAGATCAACCTCTGAAAGATCTATTAAAGATTTTGGAGGAGGCTGATGTAAAATTTGAATTTGAAGCAAGAAATAATAAAAATTATCTAATTGTATTACCCTAA
- a CDS encoding TonB-dependent receptor plug domain-containing protein yields the protein MNYLNEGFGFLKPYRKTKWIKKRSLFVIAIMLVFSFRLFATTFGQTISIHVKDVPLIDVMRTIQNQTGHSYFLNGRELANLKVSAALNNADLKTTMSSLLKGKPASWSMKGKTIVIKKKNSSNSSLENSGNSSSNELSQQQISGKVTDDQGNPLRGVTVKVVGSSAATSTNENGEFQLNVPTEATTLSFSLLGFQVLEVPLNGQNTVNVSLMEGENDLEEVVVVGYGTQLKRDLTGAVSKVDGEALKNMPIRNATEGLQGQTSGVQVTSTGGSPGTPPAVRIRGIGTVNDNNPLYVVDGLPQSDIGWLNPNDIVSMEVLKDASATAIYGSRAANGVIMVTTAKGAQRSNELSNLISFDSYLGFQNPIKTYDMMNAKEFMEYKNLANINAGLNPYSLIKIKLMF from the coding sequence ATGAACTACCTAAATGAAGGATTTGGCTTTCTAAAGCCATACAGAAAAACAAAGTGGATTAAGAAGAGAAGTTTGTTTGTTATCGCCATCATGCTTGTATTTAGTTTTCGACTATTTGCAACGACATTTGGTCAAACTATTTCCATCCACGTAAAGGATGTCCCATTAATTGATGTTATGAGGACCATCCAAAACCAAACAGGACATTCCTATTTTTTAAATGGACGAGAGCTTGCAAATCTTAAGGTCAGTGCAGCATTAAATAATGCAGACTTAAAAACAACCATGAGTTCCTTATTAAAAGGAAAACCTGCAAGCTGGTCAATGAAAGGCAAAACAATAGTTATAAAGAAAAAGAATTCTAGTAATTCTTCGCTTGAAAATAGTGGAAATAGTTCCTCAAATGAATTAAGCCAACAACAAATATCAGGTAAGGTTACTGACGACCAAGGTAATCCTTTACGAGGGGTAACCGTAAAAGTCGTTGGAAGTAGCGCTGCGACCTCAACAAATGAAAATGGTGAATTCCAACTTAATGTTCCTACTGAAGCAACAACACTGAGTTTTTCATTATTAGGATTTCAAGTATTGGAAGTTCCTTTAAATGGTCAAAACACGGTTAATGTAAGCTTAATGGAAGGCGAGAATGATTTGGAAGAGGTTGTGGTAGTTGGATATGGTACACAGTTAAAAAGAGATTTAACTGGTGCAGTATCAAAGGTTGATGGGGAGGCATTAAAAAATATGCCTATTAGAAATGCTACGGAAGGTTTACAAGGGCAGACTTCTGGGGTTCAAGTTACCTCGACTGGTGGAAGTCCTGGTACACCACCTGCTGTGAGGATCCGTGGAATCGGAACTGTCAATGATAATAATCCATTATATGTCGTTGATGGATTACCTCAAAGCGACATTGGCTGGTTAAATCCAAATGATATTGTGAGCATGGAGGTCTTGAAAGACGCGTCAGCTACTGCTATATATGGTTCAAGGGCAGCAAACGGCGTCATTATGGTTACAACAGCTAAAGGAGCCCAAAGAAGTAACGAGCTTAGTAATCTAATATCATTTGACAGTTATTTAGGTTTTCAGAATCCAATAAAAACCTATGATATGATGAATGCCAAAGAATTTATGGAATACAAGAATCTTGCAAATATAAACGCTGGATTAAATCCATATTCTCTGATCAAGATAAAGCTGATGTTTTAA
- a CDS encoding TonB-dependent receptor yields MFQIISILKYYLNGNQFNNDATVGASNSLNNYYVFENTLTFEKEIEDHKMSLMVGTSAEQWKGESSGASKQGLVSNDPSQWIINAGSINPQASGSKWENALNSYFGRAFYSYKNRYMVTANLRYDGSSNFGDGKKWGTFPSVSAGWNFSEEDFMETAHWLDAGKLRLSWGMIGNQNIGSGAYLTTYSGNMGYYLFGPRNPQLIGGK; encoded by the coding sequence GTGTTTCAAATTATTTCTATCCTAAAATACTATTTAAATGGAAATCAATTTAACAATGATGCCACTGTTGGTGCTTCTAATTCTTTAAACAACTATTATGTATTTGAAAACACATTAACTTTTGAAAAAGAAATAGAGGATCACAAAATGTCGTTGATGGTTGGTACTTCAGCTGAACAATGGAAAGGAGAATCATCAGGTGCTTCTAAACAGGGCCTTGTTTCCAACGATCCTAGTCAATGGATAATCAATGCAGGATCAATAAATCCACAAGCATCTGGCTCAAAGTGGGAAAATGCTTTGAATTCTTATTTTGGAAGAGCATTCTATTCTTATAAAAACCGATACATGGTAACTGCCAATCTTCGTTACGATGGATCATCAAACTTTGGGGATGGCAAAAAGTGGGGTACCTTTCCTTCCGTATCTGCGGGTTGGAATTTTTCAGAAGAAGACTTCATGGAGACAGCACATTGGTTAGATGCTGGTAAATTAAGATTAAGCTGGGGTATGATCGGGAATCAAAATATTGGTTCTGGGGCATATTTAACCACCTATTCCGGAAATATGGGATATTATCTCTTTGGACCAAGGAATCCACAACTAATTGGGGGGAAGTAA
- a CDS encoding TonB-dependent receptor domain-containing protein: protein MGGSNYIGNPLIQWEQTEQLDIGLELAFLQNKLHFNFDYYKKTTDGMLLNVPLPAYLGFPNSPWSNAGGVQNSGLEFDLSYKDKVGEFGYTIAANASTVKNKVLSLGGGEPITGGGWISYTTTMTEEGKPIGYYYGFKTDGIFQSQAEVDSYVQEGARPGDLRFVDFNNDGIINNLDRTDIGDPFPDLTYGFRLGADYKGFDLQVLGQGTIGNDIMNIAKIDMKSGVGWYNAPKELMNEAWSPTNPSNTQFKISAANQNNLQISDWLVEDGSYLRIKSIQLGYTLPSTLFNKARIDRLRIWAGAYNLFTFTNYSGLDPEIGSGSPLNMGVDQGYYPIAKSYMFGVNFSF from the coding sequence TTGGGGGGAAGTAACTACATTGGAAATCCGCTGATTCAATGGGAACAGACAGAGCAATTGGATATTGGTCTTGAATTAGCTTTTCTTCAAAATAAATTACATTTCAATTTTGATTATTACAAAAAGACTACGGATGGCATGTTGTTGAATGTTCCTTTGCCAGCCTATCTCGGATTTCCAAACAGTCCTTGGTCAAATGCTGGAGGGGTTCAAAACTCAGGTCTTGAATTTGACTTATCCTATAAGGATAAAGTTGGAGAATTTGGCTATACGATCGCAGCAAATGCCTCAACTGTCAAGAATAAAGTATTGAGCTTAGGCGGCGGTGAGCCGATTACAGGTGGTGGTTGGATTTCTTATACTACGACCATGACGGAAGAAGGAAAACCAATTGGATATTATTATGGGTTCAAGACTGATGGAATATTTCAAAGTCAAGCAGAGGTTGACAGTTATGTTCAAGAAGGTGCGAGACCAGGTGACTTGAGGTTTGTAGATTTTAACAATGATGGTATCATCAACAATTTGGACCGTACAGATATTGGTGATCCATTTCCTGATTTAACTTATGGTTTCAGATTAGGTGCTGATTACAAAGGATTTGATCTACAGGTATTGGGTCAGGGTACGATTGGAAATGATATCATGAACATAGCGAAGATTGACATGAAATCTGGCGTGGGCTGGTATAATGCACCAAAGGAATTGATGAATGAGGCTTGGTCTCCAACAAATCCAAGTAACACTCAATTTAAGATCAGTGCTGCAAATCAAAACAACTTACAGATTTCAGATTGGTTAGTCGAGGATGGTTCTTATCTAAGAATAAAGAGCATCCAATTAGGTTATACCCTACCTTCTACCCTTTTTAACAAAGCTCGAATTGATAGGTTAAGAATATGGGCAGGCGCTTATAACCTATTTACTTTCACAAATTACAGTGGATTAGATCCAGAAATTGGAAGTGGTTCACCGCTGAATATGGGAGTTGATCAAGGATATTATCCAATTGCTAAATCATATATGTTTGGTGTTAATTTTAGCTTTTAA
- a CDS encoding RagB/SusD family nutrient uptake outer membrane protein, whose translation MKRKYIKILVLSALLIPIGCKKDYLTRDPYGILNQSEYFKTDGAGMKLLTSCYQPMTDSWGYTVNKVAIGDEVVDNAGAGGSDPGDRPQTTEVGRGRPLASNALLFETWANRFKGIGNCNIALDGFEKQGANLIQDGKPVSAETVKRFIAEVKFLRAWYYFDLITVFKEVPLVIQIEDPSTRKEKAPLSELRTQVYKDLDEAIAESNLPRSSALTSAEAGRVSKDAALALKARAALFFAGLMEQNILTGDAKAEYTLAKNAAGEVVKSGGLSLLPDFQDLFRGDYQIGPFSKENILGVMRKYDPAFGLGGDAFAIMNVGRNNVGGWGGNTPTKDLAASFDPADPRKMFTIISHNDIFKTSTGGQEVHNYRGYFNDFDLQQSRKAFVPQQYRQNNDLQRSNWQPYWIRYAEVLLVYAESIIKSGGSAAEALPYINQVRKRAFVTTSKVDEPAVYRLFGQGLKPISEAEFNTTYAVKATDNVLEAIKKERRNELALEGFRLYDLIRWGSYPTTMKAFFTKYGFADKGRDASDKSWPFPIPQIEIDRSNGALVQNSNY comes from the coding sequence ATGAAAAGAAAATATATTAAAATTTTAGTTCTGTCGGCTTTATTAATTCCGATAGGCTGTAAAAAAGATTATTTAACCAGGGATCCATATGGTATCCTAAATCAAAGTGAATATTTTAAGACAGATGGTGCCGGCATGAAACTGTTAACAAGTTGTTACCAACCGATGACAGATTCATGGGGCTATACGGTAAATAAAGTAGCCATTGGAGATGAGGTGGTTGATAATGCCGGAGCGGGCGGTTCTGATCCTGGTGATAGACCTCAGACAACAGAAGTCGGAAGAGGAAGACCATTAGCATCCAATGCTTTATTGTTTGAAACATGGGCCAACCGATTCAAAGGTATAGGGAATTGTAATATTGCTTTGGATGGATTTGAAAAACAGGGAGCAAATCTTATCCAGGATGGTAAACCGGTATCTGCAGAAACAGTAAAACGCTTTATTGCAGAGGTAAAATTCTTGAGAGCATGGTATTATTTTGACTTGATAACTGTATTTAAGGAAGTTCCGTTAGTTATTCAGATTGAAGATCCTTCCACAAGGAAAGAAAAAGCACCATTATCAGAACTAAGAACACAAGTTTACAAAGACCTAGATGAAGCAATTGCAGAAAGCAATTTGCCTAGGAGTTCAGCATTAACGAGTGCAGAAGCAGGAAGAGTAAGCAAAGACGCTGCATTGGCACTTAAAGCTAGAGCTGCATTATTCTTTGCTGGTTTAATGGAACAAAATATACTCACTGGCGATGCTAAAGCGGAATATACTTTAGCAAAAAACGCGGCTGGAGAAGTAGTTAAAAGCGGTGGTTTAAGTTTATTGCCTGATTTTCAAGATCTCTTCAGAGGAGATTATCAGATAGGTCCATTTTCTAAGGAAAATATCCTAGGTGTTATGCGAAAATATGACCCTGCATTTGGATTAGGTGGTGATGCCTTTGCCATTATGAATGTTGGTCGTAATAACGTTGGCGGCTGGGGCGGTAATACACCTACCAAAGATCTTGCGGCTTCGTTTGATCCTGCAGATCCACGTAAAATGTTCACTATAATTAGTCACAATGATATCTTCAAGACCAGTACAGGAGGTCAAGAGGTGCATAATTACCGAGGTTATTTTAATGATTTTGATCTACAACAGAGTCGCAAGGCATTTGTCCCTCAACAATATCGTCAGAACAATGATTTGCAGCGAAGTAATTGGCAACCCTATTGGATAAGATATGCTGAGGTGTTGTTAGTTTATGCGGAATCAATTATTAAATCAGGAGGTAGTGCTGCTGAAGCATTGCCTTATATCAACCAGGTTAGAAAACGAGCTTTTGTCACTACATCAAAAGTTGATGAACCAGCTGTATATCGTTTATTTGGACAGGGATTGAAGCCAATTTCAGAAGCAGAATTCAACACCACATATGCAGTCAAAGCTACAGATAACGTATTAGAAGCTATTAAGAAAGAGCGCAGAAATGAATTGGCTCTGGAAGGATTCAGGTTGTATGATTTAATCCGTTGGGGATCATATCCTACCACGATGAAAGCATTTTTTACCAAATATGGATTTGCAGATAAAGGCAGGGATGCAAGTGATAAAAGTTGGCCATTCCCAATTCCTCAAATAGAAATCGACCGTTCAAATGGTGCATTAGTTCAAAACTCAAATTATTAA
- a CDS encoding Gfo/Idh/MocA family protein, which yields MDRRKFLKNSATVAGFTIVSSNVLGKTLGYVAPSDKLNIAGIGVGGMGRRNLSNMNTENIVALCDVDWKYAQKTFDDYPKAKKFKDWREMFDKMGKSIDAVMVATPDHTHAVVSAHAMTLGKHCYTQKPLTHSVYESRLLTNLAKKT from the coding sequence ATGGACAGAAGAAAATTTTTAAAAAATAGTGCTACGGTAGCAGGATTTACAATAGTTTCAAGCAATGTACTTGGAAAAACTTTAGGATATGTTGCACCAAGTGATAAACTCAACATTGCAGGAATTGGTGTTGGTGGTATGGGAAGACGCAATCTTTCTAATATGAACACTGAAAACATTGTCGCCTTATGTGATGTTGACTGGAAGTATGCTCAAAAAACATTTGATGATTATCCGAAAGCGAAGAAATTCAAAGACTGGAGAGAAATGTTTGATAAGATGGGCAAATCTATTGATGCTGTTATGGTTGCTACGCCAGATCACACCCATGCAGTAGTATCGGCACATGCAATGACTTTGGGCAAGCATTGCTATACTCAAAAGCCTTTAACACATTCCGTTTATGAATCTCGTTTATTAACAAACCTTGCAAAAAAAACATAA
- a CDS encoding gfo/Idh/MocA family oxidoreductase, which yields MQKKHKVATQMGNQGNSFDWCRQIAEWIQSDAIGEVYEVHCWTDRPIWPQGLMKPKEGMPIPETLDWDLFIGPAENRPYNSVYTPWNWRGWWDFGTGALGDMACHIMDPIYWALDLKYPTKVNGSSTLSNLYSPPHAQMVQYTFPAREKKGQVNMPEVKVYWYDGGLLPERPAELAPGQMMGDSNGGIIFVGKKGKIMTGCYGMNPTLLPVTEMDHFTQPTPWIPRVPGGNGDIWNTNAHEQDWIRAAKESSRNRKEASSNFGFSGPFNEMVVMGVLAVRLQGLYRDLLWDGENMQFTNINDSDILKIVSVDEFSVIDGDPRFNRQFVELNAKEAANEWIKHTYHNGFSLPEMPKV from the coding sequence TTGCAAAAAAAACATAAAGTTGCTACTCAAATGGGGAATCAGGGCAACTCGTTTGATTGGTGTCGACAGATTGCAGAATGGATTCAATCTGATGCAATTGGCGAGGTCTATGAAGTCCATTGCTGGACTGATAGGCCTATTTGGCCACAAGGGTTAATGAAACCAAAAGAAGGCATGCCAATTCCTGAAACTCTGGATTGGGATTTGTTTATTGGTCCTGCGGAAAACAGGCCGTATAATAGTGTTTACACGCCATGGAATTGGCGTGGTTGGTGGGATTTTGGAACAGGTGCTTTAGGAGATATGGCTTGCCACATCATGGATCCTATATATTGGGCCTTAGACTTAAAATATCCTACAAAGGTAAATGGTTCCTCCACGCTAAGCAATCTTTATTCACCTCCACATGCTCAGATGGTTCAATATACATTTCCTGCTCGTGAGAAAAAAGGCCAGGTAAATATGCCAGAAGTAAAAGTTTATTGGTACGATGGAGGACTATTACCTGAAAGACCTGCCGAACTAGCTCCTGGTCAGATGATGGGTGATTCCAATGGAGGAATAATTTTCGTAGGCAAGAAAGGTAAAATCATGACTGGATGTTATGGTATGAATCCTACCCTACTACCTGTCACAGAGATGGATCATTTTACCCAACCGACGCCTTGGATTCCGAGAGTACCGGGAGGAAATGGTGATATCTGGAACACAAATGCCCATGAACAAGATTGGATCAGAGCAGCAAAAGAATCATCAAGAAACAGAAAAGAAGCGAGTTCGAATTTTGGGTTTTCTGGACCTTTTAATGAAATGGTCGTGATGGGAGTTCTTGCGGTAAGACTACAGGGTCTTTACAGAGATTTATTGTGGGATGGAGAAAACATGCAATTCACCAATATCAATGATTCAGATATTCTAAAAATAGTTTCGGTAGACGAGTTCAGTGTGATTGATGGAGATCCAAGATTTAACAGACAATTTGTGGAATTAAATGCTAAAGAGGCTGCAAATGAATGGATAAAACATACATATCACAATGGATTCAGCCTGCCTGAAATGCCAAAAGTTTAA